From the genome of Nomia melanderi isolate GNS246 chromosome 14, iyNomMela1, whole genome shotgun sequence, one region includes:
- the MED16 gene encoding mediator complex subunit 16 isoform X3: MDLLYTVNRKVTSKPFLNQESNPIFSLYEGQSICSLSSRNIAAFTTTTELDDNSGKTWGSHVYVCDLNMPWHTHKLLSNKDTITALEWDLPGDKLVVADSTGTVQLWMFKDHVLNDWVLIGSTYFIGEQILGAIWFHNGKKTGLVTEKKDSIHYSEKFNHLSFAPSVRQFGGRAAEGVLVVSTTGMVGAVMITRDFQNPIRSSAESLGTTRHRITAVDLCYGKNGYILVAVSSGNICLPIRCYRVLVRKNDDKCSITSQALPSFFLQDGAPKDNTYTSVTHLKFVVREDADSLVIAVNSDSGGIVEVWELREKSQPVHKLFQPNTLEPFKTVVVWQHQSQYRCQSPITAIATTKLSIVTTLPPPSYVVVALADSSVHCLSRDCLKEISLSSLNIAWRPDEPNNKYFKSTISIASIDLSWLGCVLLACDTRGNLYLYKLLPDGGPSITLSYACTLLEYCLVTGLDWLDILLCLRSSMIEPLCERLDVSFNRQLQPIQQYHYIQFLCIKTSLYRMLVSGQSKAADLSSLLMIHSVATAFKSLLRPSDLISHDKGPAESLAAVINDAITDVDKVLLHLDPKEFTVEPSTLQSLQQLIQWVADLALNLLARLPDQRLLMKSGGYELLKDHKALNTLRELLVIIRIWGLLRPSCLPVFLRSADNLDVLALLFRLLSKLVQPNGDTQTQQIDDGLIVVRILSQCDG; encoded by the exons TAATCCAATTTTTAGCCTGTATGAAGGACAATCTATATGCTCGTTATCTAGTCGAAATATAGCAGCATTTACTACAACCACAGAATTAGATGATAATAGTGGAAAAACATGGGGATCCCATGTTTATGTTTGCGATTTAAATATGCCTTGGCATACTCACAA ATTATTATCAAATAAAGATACTATTACTGCATTAGAATGGGATTTGCCAGGTGATAAATTAGTTGTTGCTGATTCCACTGGAACTGTACAATTATGGATGTTTAAAGATCACGTTCTTAATGATTGGGTTTTAATTGGTTCCACATATTTCATTGGAGAACAGATATTAGGTGCAATATGGTTTCATAATGGGAAAAAG acgGGGCTTGTAACTGAGAAAAAAGATAGCATTCATTATAGTGAGAAATTTAATCACTTATCTTTTGCTCCTTCTGTAAGACAATTTGGTGGTAGAGCAGCTGAAGGAGTATTAGTAGTATCAACAACAGGCATGGTTGGCGCAGTTATGATTACAAGAGATTTTCAAAACCCTATTCGTTCTTCAGCAGAAAGTTTAGGCACTACAAGGCATAGGATAACTGCAGTGGACTTATGTTATGGAAAAA ATGGATATATTTTAGTAGCTGTAAGCAgtggaaatatttgtttaccAATTAGATGTTATAGGGTATTAGTTCGTAAAAACGACGATAAATGTTCTATTACATCACAAGCTTTGCCAAGCTTTTTTCTACAAGATGGAGCACCCAAAGACAATACAT ATACAAGTGTGACACACTTGAAATTCGTAGTTCGGGAAGATGCAGATTCCTTAGTTATTGCTGTTAATAGTGATAGTGGAGGTATTGTAGAAGTATGGGAATTGAGAGAAAAATCACAACCAGTTCATAAGTTATTTCAGCCAAATACATtagaaccatttaaaactgtagTG GTATGGCAACATCAATCACAGTATCGTTGTCAATCTCCAATAACAGCGATAGCAACTACAAAATTATCAATTGTTACCACATTACCACCACCAAGTTACGTTGTAGTGGCTTTGGCAGATTCATCGGTGCATTGTTTAAGCCGTGATTGTTTGAAAGAAATATCTCTTTCATCTTTAAATATTGCTTGGCGACCTGATGAaccgaataataaatatttcaaaagtacAATTTCTATAGCAAGCATAGATTTATCATGGCTGGGTTGTGTTCTGTTGGCTTGTGATACACggggaaatttatatttatataaactccTCCCTGATGGAG GACCATCGATAACATTATCTTATGCTTGTACACTCTTAGAATACTGTTTAGTAACTGGATTAGATTGGTTAGATATACTTTTATGTTTAAGATCTTCTATGATTGAACCATTATGTGAAAGATTGGATGTATCTTTCAATAGACAATTACAGCCCATACAGCAGTATCATTATATTCAATTCCTTTGTATCAAGACGTCATTATATag AATGTTAGTGTCAGGACAAAGTAAAGCCGCGGATTTATCATCGTTACTTATGATACATTCAGTAGCAACAGCTTTTAAATCATTATTACGACCGTCTGATTTAATTTCTCACGATAAGGGACCAGCAGAGAGTTTAGCAGCAGTTATTAATGATGCAATTACTGATGTAGATAAG GTACTTTTACATCTTGATCCCAAAGAATTTACCGTAGAGCCAAGTACGCTTCAATCGTTACAACAATTAATTCAGTGGGTAGCAGATTTAGCATTGAATCTTTTGGCGCGTCTTCCAGACCAACGGCTGTTAATGAAATCCGGTGGt TATGAGCTTCTGAAGGATCATAAAGCTTTAAATACATTGAGAGAATTACTAGTAATTATACGTATATGGGGTTTACTACGTCCTTCGTGTCTACCAGTTTTCCTTCGTAGCGCCGATAATCTTGATGTATTGGCCTTACTGTTTcgtttattatcaaaattagtCCAACCAAATGGGGATACTCAAACTCAGCAAATAGACGACGGATTAATAG TCGTACGGATTTTATCACAATGCGACGGTTAG